One genomic region from Arthrobacter pigmenti encodes:
- a CDS encoding dihydrodipicolinate synthase family protein — MAPTSRFHGVIPPVVTPRTSDGAVDVSSLERVTKHLLDGGVNGLFVLGSSAEVPYLTNDERAVVVRTIAGVNAGQVPLIVGANEQTTNRVIEEGRRMVDLGADALVVTSQYYAISDVNETETHFRSVHAALNVPIFAYDVPVRTHYKLPLNLLVQLGRDGVIAGVKDSSGDDVAFRQLLIASRDIPNFDIFTGHEVVVDGALLGRAQGVVPGLGNVDPAGYARLYSSAVAGDFASAAREQDRITDVFNIVYAATPGRVSAGAAGLGAFKTALMLMGVIDTNVMSAPLLALNSSETAAIKVILERNGLL; from the coding sequence ATCGCGCCTACTTCCCGTTTCCACGGCGTCATCCCACCCGTGGTGACACCCCGCACCTCTGATGGCGCTGTTGACGTTTCCTCCCTGGAGCGCGTGACCAAGCACCTGCTCGACGGCGGTGTGAACGGACTCTTCGTCCTTGGCTCCTCCGCGGAGGTGCCTTACCTGACAAACGACGAGCGCGCCGTCGTCGTACGCACGATCGCCGGCGTGAACGCAGGGCAGGTGCCCCTCATTGTGGGCGCCAATGAACAGACCACCAACCGTGTCATCGAGGAAGGCCGGCGCATGGTGGACCTCGGCGCCGACGCGCTGGTCGTGACCTCGCAGTACTACGCAATTTCGGATGTGAACGAAACCGAAACCCATTTCCGTTCCGTCCACGCCGCGCTGAACGTGCCCATCTTCGCCTATGACGTCCCGGTACGCACTCACTACAAGCTCCCGCTAAACCTGCTGGTGCAACTCGGCCGCGACGGGGTGATCGCGGGCGTCAAGGACTCCTCCGGTGATGACGTTGCGTTCCGCCAGTTGCTCATCGCATCCAGGGACATCCCCAACTTCGACATTTTCACCGGGCACGAGGTCGTAGTGGACGGTGCGCTGCTCGGCCGGGCGCAGGGTGTGGTTCCCGGGCTCGGGAACGTTGATCCCGCCGGGTACGCCAGGCTGTACAGCTCCGCCGTCGCGGGTGACTTCGCGTCGGCGGCACGCGAGCAGGATCGGATTACCGACGTGTTCAACATCGTCTATGCCGCCACGCCGGGGCGGGTCTCGGCCGGCGCTGCCGGCCTGGGCGCATTCAAGACGGCGCTCATGCTCATGGGCGTGATCGATACCAACGTGATGTCAGCTCCTTTGCTCGCCTTGAATTCGAGCGAGACTGCCGCGATCAAGGTCATCCTCGAACGCAACGGTCTGCTGTAG
- a CDS encoding N-acetylmannosamine-6-phosphate 2-epimerase, with product MMDLESLRGRLIVSCQAYPGEPMRDPRTMAQLAQSAVIGGAAAVRVQGIADIQQTRSAVEVPVIGLWKDGHDGVFITPTLRHALACANAGAHVVAIDGTRRARPDGLSLEETIHGIHSASHALVMADCGSLDDALAAVGAGADLIGTTLAGYTGEREKTAGPDLQLLEQLSAAGMGCPIVAEGRISTPEQARHALDAGAFAVVVGTAITHPASITSWFVGALGAE from the coding sequence ATGATGGACCTCGAAAGCCTGCGCGGCCGACTGATCGTTTCCTGTCAGGCCTACCCGGGAGAGCCGATGCGGGATCCACGCACGATGGCTCAGCTGGCCCAGTCCGCCGTGATTGGCGGCGCCGCGGCAGTCCGTGTGCAGGGGATCGCCGATATCCAGCAGACCCGCTCGGCTGTTGAGGTTCCGGTGATCGGGCTGTGGAAGGACGGGCACGACGGCGTCTTCATCACCCCAACTCTCCGGCATGCGCTGGCGTGTGCCAACGCAGGGGCCCACGTCGTCGCCATTGACGGTACCCGGCGCGCACGGCCGGACGGACTGTCCCTCGAGGAGACCATCCACGGTATTCACTCCGCGTCCCACGCTCTGGTGATGGCCGACTGCGGTTCACTCGACGACGCGCTGGCTGCCGTCGGCGCGGGCGCGGATCTCATCGGCACAACACTCGCCGGGTATACCGGCGAACGTGAGAAGACAGCCGGCCCGGACCTGCAGCTGCTCGAACAGTTGTCGGCCGCCGGGATGGGTTGTCCGATCGTCGCGGAAGGGCGCATCTCCACCCCCGAGCAAGCGAGACATGCCCTGGATGCGGGCGCGTTCGCCGTCGTCGTGGGCACCGCGATTACCCATCCCGCCTCCATTACCAGCTGGTTCGTTGGAGCGCTGGGGGCAGAATGA
- a CDS encoding dipeptide/oligopeptide/nickel ABC transporter permease/ATP-binding protein, which yields MRNGLATRLSNSGARFQALPLSSKIALGFLIFITLVAIIGPVLAPFEENESIAPVLPPGGPHLFGTDGSSYDVFSRILYGARVSIAIGLGAVLLAIILGALLGALAATSRKWVNEGIMRVLDVMMAFPGIALAAALLFALKDHSNNLFGSTVPVIILAIAIVYTPQLARVVRANVLAQYGEDYVRAERVLGAGRFYILIKHITRNCAAPVLVFATVMVADAIILEASLSFLGAGVQQPAASWGNVMSDGRNVVFSGAWWPTTFGGITILLTVLALNILAEGLTDAMVNPKLRKAAPVKEEPLRSGQIAETAPATPAQPSVLDGDEVRTGEGHELHDDDAQNIQHAAALGASIHKPGSLEALAVELKMLSEIESTRTDRLPQVSPDAPVILEVKDLSIRFPARYGDTAIVDRVNFTVREGETMGLVGESGCGKSITSLAIMGLLPPSAQLSGSIRFNGKELLTNDPKERTRLYRGLRGEQIAMVYQDALSSLNPSMLIKDQLTQLTKRNGRKTPRELLELVKLDPDRTLKSYPHELSGGQRQRVLIAMALSRSPRIVVADEPTTALDVTVQKQVVDLLNELREQLGFAMVFVSHDLALVASLAHRVTVMYAGQVVESAGTTELLRNPQHEYTRGLLGAVLSIEADAERLHQIQGTVPSPREFAAGDRFAERSLRPDADPNQVLQFTRVGTGEHYWASHHEPTAPTANDDDALVNAAPTSEGAR from the coding sequence ATGCGAAACGGACTGGCTACCCGCCTGAGCAATTCCGGGGCACGCTTCCAGGCGCTTCCCCTCAGCTCCAAGATTGCCCTCGGCTTCCTGATCTTTATCACCCTCGTGGCCATAATCGGCCCCGTACTGGCGCCCTTTGAGGAGAACGAGTCAATAGCGCCCGTCCTCCCACCCGGTGGTCCGCACCTTTTCGGTACCGACGGTTCCAGCTATGACGTCTTCTCGCGCATCCTGTACGGCGCACGTGTATCCATAGCCATCGGGCTCGGAGCTGTGCTCCTGGCGATCATTCTGGGAGCGCTGCTGGGTGCACTGGCCGCCACTTCGCGGAAGTGGGTGAACGAGGGCATCATGCGGGTACTCGACGTCATGATGGCGTTCCCCGGCATCGCGCTGGCCGCTGCCTTGCTCTTTGCGCTCAAGGACCACTCCAACAACCTGTTCGGCTCCACGGTGCCGGTGATCATTCTGGCGATTGCGATCGTCTACACGCCGCAGCTTGCCCGCGTTGTACGGGCGAACGTGCTTGCTCAGTACGGCGAAGACTATGTTCGTGCTGAACGCGTCCTCGGTGCCGGGCGCTTCTACATCCTCATTAAGCACATCACCCGTAATTGCGCCGCGCCGGTGCTGGTCTTCGCCACCGTGATGGTCGCCGACGCCATCATCCTTGAGGCGTCACTGTCCTTCCTCGGCGCCGGCGTGCAGCAGCCTGCAGCCTCCTGGGGCAACGTGATGTCCGACGGCCGCAATGTCGTGTTCAGCGGCGCATGGTGGCCCACCACCTTTGGCGGCATCACCATCCTGCTCACGGTGCTTGCGCTGAACATCCTCGCCGAAGGCCTGACCGACGCCATGGTCAACCCGAAGCTCCGTAAAGCCGCTCCGGTCAAGGAGGAGCCGCTCAGGAGCGGCCAGATCGCCGAGACGGCCCCCGCAACCCCCGCACAGCCATCGGTTCTGGACGGCGACGAGGTGCGAACCGGCGAGGGACACGAACTGCACGACGACGACGCACAGAACATTCAGCACGCGGCAGCGCTTGGTGCCAGCATCCACAAGCCCGGATCACTCGAAGCGCTGGCTGTGGAATTGAAGATGCTCTCCGAAATCGAAAGCACGCGCACCGATCGCCTCCCGCAGGTCAGTCCCGACGCTCCCGTCATCCTGGAAGTGAAAGACCTCTCGATCCGGTTCCCCGCCCGCTACGGCGACACGGCGATAGTGGACCGCGTGAACTTCACAGTCCGTGAAGGCGAAACCATGGGCCTGGTAGGCGAATCGGGCTGCGGCAAGTCCATCACCTCGCTGGCGATTATGGGCCTGTTGCCTCCATCGGCCCAGCTCAGTGGATCCATCAGGTTCAACGGCAAGGAACTGCTGACCAATGACCCGAAGGAACGCACCAGGCTCTACCGGGGCCTGCGCGGCGAACAGATCGCCATGGTGTACCAGGACGCGCTGAGCTCCCTCAACCCGTCCATGCTCATCAAGGACCAGCTCACCCAGCTGACCAAGCGAAACGGACGCAAGACCCCGCGTGAGCTGCTGGAACTGGTCAAGCTTGACCCGGACCGCACGCTCAAAAGCTACCCGCATGAGCTCTCCGGCGGACAGCGTCAACGAGTTCTGATCGCAATGGCCCTTTCCCGCTCGCCCAGGATCGTGGTGGCGGATGAGCCGACAACCGCACTGGACGTGACAGTTCAGAAGCAGGTAGTTGACCTTCTCAATGAGCTTCGCGAACAGCTCGGATTCGCCATGGTCTTCGTCAGCCATGATCTGGCCCTGGTGGCCTCCCTCGCCCACCGGGTCACCGTCATGTACGCCGGCCAGGTGGTTGAATCCGCTGGGACCACAGAGCTCCTGCGTAACCCCCAGCACGAGTACACCCGCGGCCTGCTCGGTGCCGTCCTCTCCATCGAAGCCGACGCCGAACGGCTGCACCAGATCCAGGGAACGGTGCCATCACCGCGCGAGTTCGCTGCGGGCGACCGGTTCGCGGAGCGCTCGCTGCGCCCCGACGCCGATCCCAACCAGGTGCTTCAGTTCACCCGTGTGGGGACAGGCGAGCACTACTGGGCAAGTCACCATGAACCCACTGCCCCAACCGCCAACGACGACGACGCTCTTGTGAACGCCGCCCCAACCTCCGAAGGTGCACGATGA
- a CDS encoding ROK family protein codes for MRYALGIDLGGTKTAAGLVDEEGRVLFVDQTPTLARDGAEAILDSTARLVLGLLRKADAEGMTLESVGIGSAGVIDSTRGVVVSATDSIAGWAGTRLTEGIAARIGLPCTAINDVHAHALGESWIGAAAGSRSALLVAVGTGVGGSFIVDGVAQQGAHFAAGHVGHFASPYAYDGGAPLPCTCGRSGHVEAIASGPAILQAYLRLAPVGASARNTREVGALAVAGDPIAGQAISTGAAAAGQAIGGLVNILDPEVVVVGGGMAGAGQLWWDAMSQAASPELLSPLAEVPIVPATLGAHAAVVGAARLALTNQPAKVAS; via the coding sequence ATGCGGTACGCGCTTGGCATCGACCTTGGCGGGACCAAGACCGCCGCGGGGCTGGTCGATGAGGAAGGTCGGGTGCTGTTCGTCGACCAGACACCGACGCTCGCCCGGGACGGCGCTGAGGCAATTCTGGATTCCACGGCACGGTTGGTTCTCGGGCTGCTTCGGAAAGCGGACGCGGAGGGCATGACGCTCGAATCGGTCGGCATTGGATCAGCAGGCGTGATTGACTCAACCCGCGGCGTCGTGGTGTCCGCCACCGATTCGATTGCCGGGTGGGCCGGAACACGCTTAACTGAGGGTATCGCGGCGCGGATCGGGCTTCCCTGCACGGCCATCAACGACGTCCACGCGCATGCGCTCGGCGAATCCTGGATCGGCGCCGCCGCAGGCAGCCGGAGCGCGCTGCTCGTGGCAGTGGGCACGGGTGTGGGCGGAAGCTTCATTGTCGACGGCGTCGCCCAGCAGGGCGCGCATTTCGCTGCCGGTCACGTGGGCCACTTCGCCTCTCCCTACGCGTACGACGGCGGCGCCCCCCTGCCGTGCACGTGCGGCCGGTCCGGCCATGTGGAGGCAATCGCGTCCGGGCCGGCTATTCTCCAGGCCTACCTTCGTCTCGCGCCGGTGGGAGCTTCCGCCCGGAACACACGCGAAGTCGGTGCGCTCGCCGTCGCCGGTGACCCGATCGCCGGTCAAGCGATCAGCACGGGCGCCGCTGCAGCCGGGCAGGCAATTGGAGGTCTGGTCAACATCCTTGACCCCGAGGTGGTTGTGGTCGGGGGCGGAATGGCGGGCGCCGGGCAGCTCTGGTGGGACGCCATGTCACAGGCTGCGTCCCCTGAATTGCTGTCTCCGCTGGCAGAGGTGCCAATCGTCCCGGCAACCCTGGGTGCTCACGCCGCCGTCGTCGGCGCTGCCCGCCTGGCACTCACCAACCAACCCGCGAAGGTGGCTTCATGA
- a CDS encoding exo-alpha-sialidase codes for MKQRQSGSPSRNRLGLATLIAAVLVATAAPAHAAPVPALAPADPPGSFTETNLGAELISPFASYRIPALAYLGDGVVLASWDGRPFNAADAPNPNSIVQRRSTDGGKTWGPIEVIAAGSVTASGQESPKFGYSDPSYVVDEETGKVFNFFVYSKDQGFHGSTFGNDDANRNVISSAVIESDDGGITWSEPRLITETTKPDSNPANPAPGDVRSNFASSGQGIQLKYGEYAGRLIQQYAGDVLQPDGTRAIQAYSVYSDDHGLTWQKGENVGVRMDENKTVELSDGRVMLNSRDSGNGGYRKVAISTDGGHSYGPVTQDFELPDPTNNGSITRLFPDAAQGTPDAKKLIFSNSNSQSSRSNVSVRVSCDDGETWPSVRSVRSGFSAYSTLERLEDGQIGLLYESSYTNGITFSKFDDAWLNYVCAPLEVDDVKLAPGEAVDVPVTITNQEQTAVSGELTIDTPGGWTAPVVDVPAIAPGESATITVSLTAGDNAAAAPKLDAVFTAAQGGQSRHSFQAAADAVGLKVTGTPADTNRNVDTNPYAVGDRVAYNFRVTSTATVTTSAVPTAGNFDIGFLPPTAPNCRFRVLPAGDAYNCTTAKHTVTQEDVDRGYFIPTATFESTSTTDPALTKTVNFTGQAVFLNSAGKANALAAEIVGSRTDTNRDLAANPYTAGEQVPYSFRVTNTGLVTEATVPTSGNFAPFVPPGPGNCRFLVLPAGNDYTCGTPRHTVTEQEAADGFFVPLTTWTLSASGFPSKELTVNGGETDLTERNPGLAATAVTTEITDTNGDGVDSAGDDVSQSATVTNSGNVRLTDVALEGWNGAVAELGVDGATTFTRTFTLSGVQVQAGVIEAVDAVVVGANGSRSAEAPVAAEAYQLDVEPGFTPEAPTSDQLKHDNEADFAAPRTPVVRGEDVTLTLPEAGSWYFLHEDTEPLGWFQANDAGQVTFSFDADAGPGARRVSVTDGEGQYVGWDRVVLSGR; via the coding sequence ATGAAGCAACGACAAAGCGGGTCCCCCAGCCGAAACAGGCTCGGACTCGCCACTCTGATCGCTGCGGTGCTTGTGGCAACCGCAGCACCCGCCCACGCCGCACCGGTGCCTGCGCTCGCACCGGCCGACCCACCGGGTTCGTTCACTGAAACAAACCTCGGCGCTGAACTTATCAGTCCCTTCGCCTCCTATCGCATCCCCGCCCTGGCCTACCTTGGCGATGGCGTGGTGCTGGCTTCCTGGGACGGCCGTCCGTTCAACGCGGCCGACGCACCCAACCCCAACTCGATCGTCCAGCGCCGAAGCACGGACGGCGGGAAAACCTGGGGTCCCATCGAGGTGATCGCGGCCGGATCCGTCACCGCATCCGGCCAGGAGTCGCCCAAGTTCGGCTATAGCGACCCCAGCTACGTCGTGGATGAAGAGACCGGCAAGGTATTCAACTTCTTCGTCTACTCCAAGGACCAGGGCTTCCACGGCAGCACCTTCGGCAATGACGACGCCAACAGGAACGTGATCAGCTCGGCCGTCATTGAGTCCGACGACGGCGGCATCACCTGGTCTGAACCTCGCCTCATCACGGAAACCACCAAGCCCGACAGCAATCCCGCGAACCCGGCGCCCGGAGACGTGCGCAGCAACTTCGCCTCCTCCGGCCAGGGCATCCAGCTCAAGTACGGCGAGTACGCGGGACGCTTGATTCAGCAGTACGCCGGCGACGTTCTGCAGCCTGACGGTACGCGCGCTATCCAGGCCTACAGCGTCTACTCCGACGATCACGGCCTCACGTGGCAGAAGGGCGAGAACGTTGGCGTCCGGATGGATGAGAACAAGACGGTGGAACTCTCCGACGGCCGTGTGATGCTGAACTCGCGGGACAGCGGCAATGGCGGGTACCGCAAGGTGGCGATCTCCACCGACGGCGGACACAGCTACGGACCGGTCACGCAGGACTTCGAATTGCCGGACCCGACCAACAACGGCTCAATCACGCGGCTTTTCCCGGATGCCGCGCAGGGCACGCCGGATGCGAAGAAGCTGATCTTCTCCAACTCCAACAGCCAGAGTTCCCGCAGCAACGTCTCCGTTCGCGTCTCCTGCGATGACGGTGAGACGTGGCCATCCGTCCGGTCCGTCCGGTCCGGGTTCTCCGCATACTCGACGCTGGAGCGGCTGGAGGACGGCCAGATCGGTCTCCTGTACGAGTCCAGCTACACCAACGGAATCACCTTCTCCAAGTTCGACGACGCCTGGTTGAACTACGTCTGCGCCCCACTTGAGGTCGACGACGTCAAGCTCGCCCCCGGTGAAGCAGTGGACGTTCCGGTGACCATCACCAACCAGGAACAAACCGCTGTTTCGGGTGAGCTCACCATCGACACTCCGGGTGGGTGGACCGCTCCCGTCGTCGACGTACCTGCGATCGCGCCGGGAGAGTCGGCGACCATCACGGTGTCGCTCACAGCCGGCGACAACGCCGCCGCTGCTCCCAAACTCGACGCCGTATTCACGGCAGCGCAGGGCGGTCAATCCCGGCATTCCTTCCAGGCCGCGGCAGACGCCGTCGGGCTGAAAGTTACCGGAACGCCGGCCGATACCAACCGCAATGTCGACACGAACCCGTATGCGGTGGGTGATCGAGTTGCCTACAACTTCCGCGTTACGAGCACGGCTACGGTGACCACCAGCGCCGTACCGACAGCCGGCAACTTCGATATTGGATTCCTGCCGCCGACCGCCCCGAACTGCCGGTTCCGCGTTCTTCCCGCCGGCGATGCCTACAACTGCACCACGGCGAAGCACACCGTGACGCAGGAGGACGTCGACCGGGGTTACTTCATCCCGACGGCAACCTTTGAATCGACCTCGACCACCGATCCGGCGTTGACCAAGACGGTCAACTTCACCGGACAGGCAGTGTTCCTGAACTCTGCAGGCAAGGCGAACGCCCTCGCCGCGGAAATTGTTGGGTCCCGGACCGACACCAACCGCGATCTGGCGGCCAACCCGTACACAGCGGGTGAGCAGGTGCCGTATTCCTTCCGTGTGACCAACACAGGGCTGGTTACCGAGGCGACTGTCCCGACGTCGGGCAATTTCGCTCCGTTTGTACCGCCGGGTCCGGGCAACTGCCGGTTCCTCGTGCTGCCCGCTGGGAATGACTACACCTGCGGCACCCCTCGCCACACCGTCACCGAACAGGAAGCAGCAGACGGGTTCTTTGTTCCGCTGACCACCTGGACGCTCAGTGCCTCGGGCTTCCCGTCGAAGGAACTGACGGTTAACGGCGGCGAGACGGACCTGACCGAACGCAATCCCGGGCTGGCAGCCACAGCTGTCACCACGGAGATCACCGATACAAACGGTGACGGCGTGGACAGTGCAGGTGATGACGTGTCCCAAAGCGCGACGGTCACCAACAGTGGCAATGTCCGGCTGACCGATGTCGCGCTTGAAGGCTGGAACGGTGCGGTAGCTGAGTTGGGTGTCGATGGTGCCACCACCTTCACCCGGACGTTCACTCTGTCCGGGGTGCAGGTGCAGGCCGGTGTGATCGAGGCGGTTGACGCCGTCGTCGTCGGTGCCAATGGCAGCCGAAGCGCGGAGGCTCCGGTCGCCGCGGAGGCGTACCAACTGGACGTCGAGCCCGGCTTCACACCTGAGGCGCCAACCAGCGATCAGTTGAAGCACGACAACGAGGCCGACTTCGCCGCACCCCGTACCCCTGTGGTTCGCGGCGAGGACGTGACGCTTACGCTCCCGGAGGCGGGCTCCTGGTACTTCCTCCACGAGGACACCGAGCCCTTGGGCTGGTTCCAGGCCAACGACGCCGGGCAGGTGACCTTCAGCTTCGACGCCGATGCCGGCCCGGGTGCCCGGAGGGTTTCGGTCACTGACGGTGAGGGCCAGTACGTGGGCTGGGACCGCGTGGTGCTCTCGGGCCGGTGA
- a CDS encoding ATP-binding cassette domain-containing protein codes for MSSNNTAPVLELKDVKVYHRARTGTLFRPNIVKAVDGVDFSVHRGETVGIVGESGCGKSTLASVLVGLQEPTAGRMLFHGKEVKARKAAVRKQFGRDVSVVFQDPSTALNSRMTIQDILVDPLQIHGIGNERTRIAKVRELLSLVGLPQSAAEVIPSQVSGGQRQRVAIARALALGPSVIVADEPTSALDVSVRAQVLNLLSDLKRELNLGMVFISHDIQTVRYVSDRICVMYFGRIVEEGPAAQVFDHPTNEYTKKLLGAAPSLLHV; via the coding sequence ATGAGCAGCAACAACACAGCGCCGGTCCTCGAGCTGAAGGACGTTAAGGTCTATCACCGGGCCCGTACGGGCACCCTCTTCCGGCCCAACATCGTCAAGGCGGTGGACGGCGTGGACTTCTCGGTTCACCGTGGCGAAACCGTGGGCATTGTCGGTGAATCCGGGTGCGGGAAATCAACCCTCGCGTCGGTGCTGGTGGGCCTGCAGGAACCCACGGCCGGGCGGATGCTCTTCCACGGCAAAGAGGTCAAGGCACGGAAAGCGGCGGTCCGCAAGCAATTTGGCCGAGACGTCTCCGTGGTTTTCCAGGACCCGTCCACCGCACTGAATTCGCGCATGACCATTCAGGACATCCTCGTTGATCCGCTGCAGATTCACGGCATCGGCAATGAACGCACCCGGATCGCGAAAGTCCGGGAACTGCTGAGCCTCGTGGGTCTTCCGCAGTCCGCTGCCGAGGTCATCCCGAGCCAGGTCTCGGGTGGTCAACGACAGCGCGTCGCGATCGCGCGGGCGCTGGCCCTGGGCCCCTCAGTGATCGTCGCGGACGAACCGACGTCGGCCCTCGACGTGTCAGTTCGCGCCCAGGTACTCAACCTCCTCTCCGACCTGAAGCGGGAGCTGAACCTGGGCATGGTGTTCATCTCGCATGACATACAGACTGTCCGCTACGTTTCCGACCGAATCTGCGTCATGTACTTCGGCCGGATCGTCGAGGAAGGTCCCGCAGCACAGGTCTTCGACCACCCCACAAACGAGTACACCAAGAAGCTGTTGGGCGCAGCGCCCAGCCTGCTTCACGTCTGA
- a CDS encoding ABC transporter permease subunit, with translation MTTLFRLLGRRLAALPFMLLGVTIMVFIVLSVVPADRATAVLGPEATEEMKHAWREERGLNDPLIVQFFRYLGGLLRLDFGVTNPPEESVATKIAAAFPVTLQLTLLGVLLAVVLSLILGVLGALYRDKWPDQVIRIFSIAAIATPSFWLAILLIQWFALPEGSLFPTGGLAWADQYGFVGWLYAMALPALALGIPVSASLIRVVRTSMVEELDRDYVRTAIGNGVPYRTVVARNVLRNALVTPVTVLGLRVGYLLGGAVVIEKIFSLNGMGDLIVTGLTTSDTNLVQGAVLAIAVAFVLVNILVDVLYLLINPRIRTV, from the coding sequence GTGACCACGTTATTCCGCCTCTTGGGGCGAAGGCTTGCAGCCCTGCCGTTCATGCTCCTGGGCGTCACCATCATGGTGTTCATCGTCTTGTCCGTGGTGCCCGCCGACCGCGCCACCGCAGTTCTCGGCCCCGAGGCGACCGAGGAGATGAAGCACGCGTGGCGCGAGGAGCGCGGGCTCAACGACCCCCTCATTGTGCAGTTCTTCCGGTACCTGGGCGGTCTGCTGCGCCTTGACTTCGGCGTGACCAACCCACCCGAGGAGTCAGTGGCCACAAAGATCGCAGCCGCCTTCCCTGTCACCCTTCAGTTGACTTTGCTCGGCGTGCTTCTCGCGGTGGTCCTCTCGCTCATCCTCGGTGTCCTCGGCGCCCTCTATCGCGACAAGTGGCCGGACCAGGTCATCCGGATCTTCTCTATCGCCGCGATTGCCACGCCCTCGTTCTGGCTCGCGATCCTGCTGATCCAGTGGTTCGCCCTGCCGGAGGGCTCGCTCTTTCCTACAGGCGGGCTCGCCTGGGCGGACCAGTACGGATTTGTCGGGTGGCTCTACGCGATGGCTCTACCTGCGCTTGCCCTTGGGATTCCAGTCTCGGCGTCCCTGATCCGGGTTGTACGTACATCCATGGTTGAAGAACTCGACCGCGACTACGTACGAACCGCCATCGGTAACGGCGTCCCTTACCGCACGGTCGTGGCTCGGAACGTGCTGCGCAACGCTCTCGTCACGCCCGTCACGGTGCTCGGTCTGCGCGTGGGCTACCTGCTTGGCGGCGCCGTCGTCATCGAGAAGATCTTCAGCCTCAACGGCATGGGCGACCTCATCGTGACGGGCTTGACGACGTCGGACACCAACCTCGTGCAGGGAGCGGTCCTGGCGATCGCCGTTGCCTTTGTGCTCGTCAACATCCTGGTTGACGTTCTTTACCTGCTCATCAACCCGCGGATTCGGACGGTATAA
- a CDS encoding alpha/beta hydrolase, whose product MTDAFLARVAPELLDGLAYSGALPPPSTVEELATFRARAAALIPPFNETASRVRRREHDGPGIALWSYTPPGDGPFPAVYWIHGGGMISGSLRADQPYCTALAEDTKCVVIAVDYRLAPENPHPTPVEDAYAGLEWVISHQAELRIDAERLAIGGSSAGGGIAAAVTLMARDRGGPQLAFQYLMYPMLDDVQDPRAGIEFAEIPTWSTERNRFAWRCLLGSSLGSAEVSSYAAPARATDLRGLPRALIQVGELDLFRDEDISYAARLLQAGVPTELHVYPGAYHGFELVAPHAHLSRQALEDRNRAFTRALH is encoded by the coding sequence ATGACGGACGCGTTTCTTGCCCGGGTTGCTCCGGAACTTCTCGACGGACTCGCTTACTCCGGGGCCTTGCCGCCGCCGTCAACGGTTGAGGAGCTAGCGACCTTTCGCGCACGCGCAGCGGCATTGATCCCGCCGTTCAACGAAACGGCGTCTCGCGTAAGGCGCCGCGAACACGACGGGCCCGGTATCGCGCTGTGGAGCTACACGCCGCCCGGGGACGGTCCCTTTCCCGCGGTCTACTGGATTCACGGCGGTGGCATGATCAGCGGCAGCCTTCGCGCCGATCAGCCGTACTGCACAGCGCTGGCTGAAGACACGAAGTGCGTAGTGATCGCGGTGGACTACCGGCTCGCACCCGAAAATCCGCATCCGACGCCCGTTGAGGACGCTTACGCAGGGCTGGAGTGGGTTATCTCCCACCAGGCTGAGCTGCGCATCGACGCCGAGCGGCTCGCGATCGGCGGCTCCAGCGCCGGAGGCGGAATCGCCGCGGCCGTAACGCTGATGGCACGGGACCGGGGCGGCCCGCAGCTCGCATTCCAGTACCTGATGTACCCGATGCTCGATGACGTTCAGGACCCGCGTGCCGGCATCGAGTTCGCGGAAATTCCAACGTGGAGCACGGAGCGGAACCGGTTTGCGTGGCGTTGCCTGCTTGGTTCCTCGTTGGGGTCCGCCGAGGTGAGTTCCTATGCGGCTCCAGCGCGGGCGACAGACCTGCGGGGGCTTCCCCGGGCCCTGATCCAGGTGGGCGAGCTCGACCTGTTCCGGGATGAAGACATCAGCTATGCGGCCAGGTTGCTGCAGGCGGGAGTCCCAACCGAACTGCACGTCTATCCCGGCGCGTACCACGGGTTCGAACTGGTTGCTCCGCACGCGCACCTCAGCAGGCAGGCTCTTGAAGACCGCAATCGGGCATTCACCCGGGCGTTGCACTAG